The Vulpes vulpes isolate BD-2025 chromosome 1, VulVul3, whole genome shotgun sequence genome contains the following window.
TGCGGGGCAGCCGGAGAGCGGGCGCCGCGAGAGTGAACCGCCTGCGCCCCCAGCGGCCGGCCGGCCTCTCCCCCGCGGGCGCCTGGGCCGTGGTCCCCGCGGCCAAGATGGCAACAGTCCGGGGCGAGCTTCTCCAGAATTTCACTTCCGAGGAGGTCGTTCATCACAACAAGGTCTCGATTATAGGAACCGGATCGGTTGGCATGGCCTGTGCTATCAGCATCCTGTTAAGGGGCTTGACGGATGAACTTGCCCTTGTGGATGTTAACGAAGACAAACTGAAGGCCGAGATGATGGATCTTCAGCATGGCAGCCCTTTTGTGAAAATGCCGACTATTGTGTCCAGCAAAGATTACCTTGTCACTGCCAACTCCAGCCTCGTGGTCATCACCGCAGGCGCACGCCAGGAAAAAGGGGAAACACGCCTTAATTTAGTCCAGCGAAATGTGGCCATCTTTAAATTAATTATCTCCAGTATTGTCCAGTATAGCCCTCACTGCAAGCTGATTGTTGTTTCCAATCCGGTGGATGTATTAACTTACGTGGCCTGGAAGTTGAGTGAATTTCCCCAGAACCATATTATTGGAAGTGGTTGCAATCTGGACACTGCCCGCTTTCGTTTCTTGATTGGGCAGAAGCTTGGTATCCACTCTGACAGTTGTCACGGATGGGTCCTTGGAGAGCATGGAGACACCAGTGTTCCTGTGTGGAGTGGAGTGAACATCGCTGGTGTCCCTCTGAAGGATCTGAACTCAGATATAGGAACTGAAAAAGATCCTGAGCAGTGGAAAAATGTCCACAAAGATGTGATTGCTAGTGCCTATGAGATTATCAAAATGAAAGGTTATACTTCTTGGGCCATTGGCCTATCTGTAGCTGATTTAACAGAAAGTATTTTGAAGAATCTTAGAAGAGTGCATCCAGTTTCTACCATAATTAAGGGTCTCTATGAAATAAACGAAGAAGTATTCCTCAGTGTTCCATGTGTCTTGGGAGAGAATGGTATTGCGGACCTCATAAAGATAAAGCTGACCCCTGAAGAACAGGCTCGTCTGAAGAAGAGTGCAAAAACACTTTGGGAAATTCAGAAGGAGCTCAACCTATAAAGTTGTTTGAAACTACCTTTCTGAAGTTATTGATGAGATAGTAGTTGTAGGGTTGTAtatgtcaaatgttttttataaacgttatgttttagaatttaaaaacaggGAAGGAAGTAGAGTTACTGGTATttagtgccccccccccccagctttttTATTTAACATCCAGATGTCaggataatttttttccccacaattcCTAAGTGATTGCATCAAAGGAGTTGTTTTTGTATCACTGATGTACCAGtacttgctgtgtgtgtgtgtgtgtggttgctATTTGGTCCAAAAGATTATAGGATATAGGAGTTTATTGtgttacagaaataattttcatcaaGTATATATGTTCTTTCATTCTGGCAGGTTTATGCCTACTATGTTCACTTATATGTGTATTTAAGACCTAACTTTCTctacaatgtaaaaataaatgtaaatgcagAAGTATTTTCTGTAATGTAGCCATCAGCTGTCTTCATTCACCTATGACAGTCTATCAGCTGTAACACCTTAAGAAAGGTATTATAAAATGGGAGCCAAGAGTAGGTCCTGTTTGTCAGGGACAGaggggcacatgcacacacatgttcaTGTATGGGTGCCAGTGAAGCAGGATcattaagttaaaatataaaaataggagtGAGCTGGTTGGTAGCACTTATAAAGTATCAATGCagtaaaatataaagcttttagaaAGAGTCCTGACAGTCCAGAGGTGGCAAGTGTTACTCATATTTATTTGGCAGGGAAAGGAAACATTCCTAAACTTTGCAGTTACAAAGACAGAGCCTgactaaaattattttacaactgTGTCTGATAACCTGACCAGTTAGCACATTAAATCAGGTAGCGTGTTACTGATTGTTCTTGTGAGGCCTGGTCATAAGATGCTGCAGGGTCATCCCTATTGCTCACTTTACTTCACACAGAAAGCTTTTGCTTTAGAATGTTGCCCTGTTGCTAAGcactgtcataaaaaaaattgGTTATTTTAATAAGTACTCCAGGGATGATATTTCTcagaaaattatacattttttttattcctatgtCAATTGACTTTATACTATAGATTCTAGACTTTATACATGTGATACAGTGCAGGTTTAGGAGAAAGTAAAGGTAGCTTGTCTGATCTTTACCTAAATGATGTACTAATAACttagaaaatgagattttttttaaagatttgtttatttattttagagaaagcatgaccaggaggggcagagggagagagaatctcaaacagaatgtgctgagcacagagcctgacatagggctcagtctcaggaccctgaaatcatgacctgaaccgaaaccaagagacGGTTGCTCActcagctgcaccacccaggtgccctgagaaaaaCTCAAATTCATGTTAGCTTTCCTAATATAGTTGAATATTAAATAACATGGTATGTTCAAACATATCTCAGGACCCATGTGGATATCAGCAGGGCTAATCAAAATTGAAAAGTACTAGCATCTCTTCTCTAAATAAAGCCAGCCCTGCTTAGTTGGTTTTATCAGGTAGACACAGAACAGCAATCCACCCCAAAAAAGGACCTTTTACCATAGTGATCAGAGCTCCCATACTATTTTATTGGAAACATCTAGAAATGTTCTGATTACCCAGGAAGTATTGTCATATAATGGGACTAATTGATGTGCTGAGTTCTCTGAAAGTGGGAAGAATGGTGGTTTGATTGTTCCAGCTGATTCTAAGAGCTATTTAAGCTTAATTGCACAGAGTTCCTCTTCCCCTTTGTCCAGCCCTTGAGTTTTTATTCAGCCAAGTTTAATGTAGTTTTGAAAGGGATCAGAGCATGCCCTAGGTCTGTTTTGTAATTCTCTTCACTATGTCAGTCAGGCTAGGCTGGGTTATATATACTACAGTGAGAAATGATCTCCAGATGTGTGGCTTAacataaaggtttatttctcttGTAAAATTCACTGTGGGTTTACTTTAGTTTCTAGGGGAGCTGTCCTACACAAGGTGGCTTCATACCTCAGATTGCTTTGCTCTTGAGGCATCACAATAGTAACACAGGTTTCCATTATTTCCATGGAAAAGTAAGAGTGGCCTGGAAACACCTGCAATTAAATGTTTCACCCTGGAA
Protein-coding sequences here:
- the LOC112935118 gene encoding L-lactate dehydrogenase A-like 6A; protein product: MSWVGRALRGSRRAGAARVNRLRPQRPAGLSPAGAWAVVPAAKMATVRGELLQNFTSEEVVHHNKVSIIGTGSVGMACAISILLRGLTDELALVDVNEDKLKAEMMDLQHGSPFVKMPTIVSSKDYLVTANSSLVVITAGARQEKGETRLNLVQRNVAIFKLIISSIVQYSPHCKLIVVSNPVDVLTYVAWKLSEFPQNHIIGSGCNLDTARFRFLIGQKLGIHSDSCHGWVLGEHGDTSVPVWSGVNIAGVPLKDLNSDIGTEKDPEQWKNVHKDVIASAYEIIKMKGYTSWAIGLSVADLTESILKNLRRVHPVSTIIKGLYEINEEVFLSVPCVLGENGIADLIKIKLTPEEQARLKKSAKTLWEIQKELNL